The following are encoded together in the Myxocyprinus asiaticus isolate MX2 ecotype Aquarium Trade chromosome 7, UBuf_Myxa_2, whole genome shotgun sequence genome:
- the LOC127444049 gene encoding probable E3 ubiquitin-protein ligase HERC4, with translation MLYSWGACDGEGFDVVSYERTKQDNSVVKTLCAESTIQDEPTGKYLGFIGGDGNVTVLSLYVDGNVNAVVQKRFSLKKDKIKVMKCGPARALLFLHEGKILLLERGNSCRPFRVLCDRQVTQVACGNQHSIALIRDGQLLVWGENSHGQLGLGKEERSTLSPQPLKSLCGIPLAQISAGGDHSFALSLSGVVFGWGKNNAGQLGLGDITNKYTPTCVKSLNQKKTVFISCGEEHTAILTKGGFVFTCGSGRFGQLGHNSLRDEYHPRLIAELMGSKVSQIACGQHHTLALSELFNVIYSFGCGEQGQLGNAKTINQTVPLPIHLPSDHNPALKVKRVVAGGNISFAFYHELNHERSVIPSVCATLDDQIIDKWLTECDTNAWTRAKREIKRMFSSASFVNGSFIDKSCDQHFLTSAEYSGLDLSLARLAFEKIATKTKVLSEVQQSVMRELLPSLSICPAGVEALRIYLILPELIRVIQKQKQQTELAVDLAGAILKLDPFPCDALESLWTRMPYSYFRTLVKTLRSESAKLIEQMTAQHCDNWESLTTILRVLKRLFLVNRQRKSVLIESQFCISEVAHLPMNGNLELLVPFSFVADTVTKQKIFNYLKGLLMQEEQTSAFLSGLPNPVNMLHINRESLLKDTLEYLRKGILSFSYPLMVAFIGENGIDIRGLSATFFSLLSEAFLSWEKKLLEVSENSQLVWFNPDTCDVTDFYYLGIMCGMALYNHHYMNINFPLALFKKLLQLSPTLSDLEELSPVEARGLKNLLEEEEEDVDGLLVDFTVKGQELFSNGCQVPVTKNNRQMYVDLYVDFVFNKSVKNQFEQFSIGFFEGCPLNAWRMFHPEELRELFHGSPTYEWKDLPQCSTYEHCSPSDELITNFWTVFFEFSEEQRKKFLFFMYGTDRVPAGGLSKLSLKIVQLNLPEPDDRFPEAQTCFGKLHLPKYSNIDILRNKLIHAINFCEVFGRV, from the exons ATGCTCTACTCTTGGGGTGCGTGTGACGGAGAGGGATTTGACGTGGTCAGCTATGAGAGAACAAAACAGGATAATTCTGTGGTAAAGACATTGTGTGCGGAATCAACAATCCAGGATGAACCAACAGGAAAATATCTCGGATTCATCGGTGGAGATGGAAACGTCACGGTCCTTAGTCTGTATGTTGACGGAAATGTCAACGCTGTGGTGCAAA agcgCTTTAGCTTAAAGAAAGACAAGATCAAAGTGATGAAGTGTGGACCGGCTCGTGCGCTCCTGTTTCTACATGAAGGAAAGATTCTCCTATTGGAGAGAGGGAATTCCTgcag GCCCTTCAGAGTGCTCTGCGACAGACAGGTTACTCAGGTGGCATGTGGAAACCAGCATTCCATTGCATTAATCCGTG ATGGTCAGTTGTTGGTTTGGGGTGAGAACTCTCATGGTCAGTTGGGTTTAGGGAAGGAAGAACGCAGCACTCTGTCACCTCAACCACTCAAATCTCTGTGCGGGATTCCTCTGGCTCAAATCAGCGCTGGAGGAGACCACAGCTTCGCCTTGTCCCTCTCAGGAGTCGTGTTTGGCTGGGGGAAGAACAACGCTGGACAACTTGGCCTTGGAGACATTACCA ATAAATACACTCCAACTTGTGTCAAGAGCTTGAATCAGAAGAAAacagtcttcatttcatgtgggGAAGAGCATACTGCCATTCTGACAAAG GGTGGCTTTGTGTTCACATGTGGATCAGGCCGCTTTGGGCAGCTTGGACATAATTCACTAAGGGACGAGTATCACCCTCGACTCATAGCTGAACTCATGGGGTCAAAGGTGTCTCAGATCGCCTGTGGACA GCACCACACTCTGGCATTGTCTGAGCTGTTTAATGTGATCTACTCATTTGGATGCGGGGAACAAGGGCAGCTGGGAAATGCAAAGACAATTAACCAGACTGTGCCCTTACCAATACACTTGCCATCAG ATCACAACCCTGCATTAAAAGTGAAGAGAGTTGTAGCTGGTGGGAACATTTCCTTTGCCTTCTATCATGAATTG AACCATGAAAGAAGTGTTATACCGAGCGTATGTGCAACACTAGATGACCAAATCATTGACAAATGGCTGACAGAGTGTGACACGAATGCATGGACACGAGCCAAAAG GGAAATCAAAAGGATGTTTTCATCTGCATCTTTCGTAAATGGGAGTTTTATTGATAAAAG TTGTGACCAACATTTCCTGACTTCAGCGGAATATTCCGGTCTGGATCTTTCCCTCGCCCGTCTTGCTTTTGAGAAGATAGCCACAAAGACCAAAGTACTATCGGAG GTACAGCAATCAGTGATGAGAGAGCTGCTTCCATCTCTGAGCATCTGTCCAGCTGGTGTAGAGGCTCTGAGAATTTACCTTATCCTGCCTGAACTCATCAGAGTCATccagaaacaaaaacaacaaacagaacTGGCTGTTGACCTGGCTGGTGCCATTCTAAAACTGGACCCTTTTCCATGTGATGCTTTGG AGAGCCTCTGGACTAGAATGCCATATTCATACTTTAGGACGCTTGTGAAGACCTTGCGTTCTGAGTCTGCAAAGCTCATAGAACAAATGACAGCACAACATTGTGACAACTGGGAGTCCCTGACCACCATTCTTCGTGTTCTGAAGCGATTATTTTTG GTTAACAGGCAAAGGAAAAGCgtattaattgaaagtcagttttGCATCAGTGAAGTTGCCCACCTGCCAATGAAT gGAAATCTTGAACTGTTGGTTCCCTTCAGTTTTGTGGCGGACACTGTTACTAAACAGAAAATTTTTAAT TACTTGAAGGGCTTACTCATGCAGGAAGAACAGACAAGCGCATTCTTATCCGGACTACCTAATCCTGTCAACATGTTGCACATAAACAGGGAATCATTGTTGAAGGACACACTAGAGTATCTCAGAAAAGGCATCCTCTCATTTTCATACCCACTAATG GTGGCGTTTATCGGGGAGAATGGCATAGATATCAGGGGCTTATCTGCAACATTCTTCTCCCTCCTTTCGGAAGCTTTTCTCTCGTGGGAGAAAAAGCTTCTGGAAGTCTCAGAGAATTCACAACTGGTTTGGTTCAATCCTGAT acatGTGATGTCACAGATTTTTATTATCTTGGCATTATGTGTGGAATGGCACTGTACAACCATCATTACATGAACATTAACTTCCCATTGGCGTTGTTCAAGAAACTCCTCCAATTGAGTCCCACACTCAGTGATCTAGAGGAACTGTCCCCTGTGGAGGCCAG AGGTTTGAAAAATCTTcttgaagaggaagaggaagatgtgGATGGGCTGCTTGTGGATTTCACG GTCAAAGGACAAGAGCTCTTTTCAAATGGATGTCAGGTTCCAGTGACCAAAAATAACAG acagATGTATGTTGATTTGTACGTTGACTTTGTTTTCAACAAGTCAGTGAAGAATCAGTTTGAGCAATTTTCAATAGGTTTTTTTGAGGGTTGTCCTCTCAATGCTTGGAGAATGTTCCACCCTGAAGAGCTCAGGGAACTTTTCCATGGTTCCCCTACATATGAGTGGAAAGACCTTCCTCAG TGTTCCACATATGAACACTGTTCTCCATCTGATGAGCTTATCACAAATTTCTGGACAGTCTTCTTTGAGTTCTCAGAAGAGCAAAGGAAGAAATTTCTGT TTTTCATGTATGGAACGGACCGTGTTCCTGCCGGAGGTCTCTCAAAGCTGTCACTGAAGATTGTGCAGTTAAACCTTCCTGAGCCAGATGACCGTTTCCCAGAAGCCCAGACCTGTTTTGGCAAATTACATCTTCCCAAATACAGCAATATTGACATACTTCGCAACAAGCTAATACATGCTATCAACTTCTGTGAGGTTTTTGGACGGGTGTGA